A DNA window from Trichomycterus rosablanca isolate fTriRos1 chromosome 9, fTriRos1.hap1, whole genome shotgun sequence contains the following coding sequences:
- the smek1 gene encoding serine/threonine-protein phosphatase 4 regulatory subunit 3 isoform X1 produces MTDTRRRVKVYTLNEDRQWDDRGTGHVSSGYVERLKGMSLLVRAESDGSLLLESKINPNTAYQKQQDTLIVWSEAENYDLALSFQEKAGCDEIWEKICQVQGKDPSVDITQEIIDESEEERFEDMSSPGLELPPCELSRLEEVAEMVASSLPSPLRREKLALALENEGYIRKLLELFRVCEDLENREGLHHLYDIVKGIFLLNRTALFEVMFSDECIMDVIGCLEFDPALPQPRRHREFLTTTARFKEVIPITDPELRQKIHQTYRVQYIQDMVLPTPSVFEENMLSTLHSFIFFNKVEIVGMLQDDEKFLTELFAQLTDEATDDDKRQELVNFLKEFCAFSQTLQPQNRDAFFKTLSNIGILPALEVILGMDDVHVRGAATDIFSYLVEYNPSMVREFVMQESQQNDDDILLINLIIEHMICDTDPELGGAVQLMGLLRTLVDPENMLATANKTEKSEFLSFFYKHCMHVLSAPLLANTTEEKPGKDDFQTCQLLALIVELLTFCVEHHTYHIKNYIINKDILRRVLVLTASQHAFLALCSLRFMRKIIGLKDEFYNRYIMRNFLFEPVVKAFLSNGSRYNLINSAIIEMFEYVRVEDVKSLTAHIMENYWKALEDVDYVQTFKGLKLRYEQQRERQDNPKLDSMRSILRNHRFRRDARTLEDEEEMWFNDEEDLEDGEAVVPPSDKMKNDEDLMDPISKFMERKKLKESEDKEVLSGKSGRQSPSFKLSFASSTKPSLSSPTTASLHTGSPGSGSRNSPPTAAVTTKGGLVGLVDYPDDDEDDEDEEDSDSKEESPPLSKKSKLSS; encoded by the exons ATGACTGACACTCGGAGACGGGTGAAGGTCTACACCCTGAATGAGGACCGACAGTGGGATGATCGAGGTACAGGACATGTATCATCTGGATATGTAGAGCGACTCAAAGGCATGTCTCTGCTGGTGCGTGCTGAAAGTGATG gGTCTTTATTGCTCGAGTCCAAAATTAACCCCAACACGGCTTATCAAAAGCAACAG GACACATTGATTGTCTGGTCAGAAGCTGAAAACTATGACCTGGCCCTCAGTTTTCAGGAGAAAGCTGGGTGTGATGAGATTTGGGAGAAAATTTGTCAG GTTCAGGGCAAGGACCCGTCGGTGGATATAACCCAGGAGATAATAGATGAGTCAGAGGAGGAGCGGTTTGAGGACATGTCCTCACCAGGCCTGGAGCTTCCACCATGCGAGCTTTCACGGCTGGAAGAGGTGGCCGAGATGGTGGCATCATCACTGCCGTCACCACTGCGGCGCGAAAAACTAGCGCTGGCGCTGGAAAACGAGGGCTACATCCGCAAGCTGCTGGAGCTGTTCCGAGTTTGTGAGGACCTGGAAAACCGGGAGGGTCTGCACCACCTGTACGATATTGTCAAGGGGATTTTCCTGCTGAACCGCACAGCACTTTTTGAAGTCATGTTTTCAGACGAGTGCATCATGGATGTGATTGGGTGCCTGGAGTTTGACCCAGCACTTCCACAGCCACGACGCCACCGCGAGTTCCTCACCACCACGGCACGCTTCAAGGAGGTCATACCCATTACGGACCCTGAGCTGCGGCAGAAGATACACCAGACCTATCGTGTGCAGTACATACAGGACATGGTGCTTCCAACGCCCTCTGTGTTTGAGGAGAACATGCTGTCCACCTTGCACTCATTCATCTTTTTCAACAAGGTGGAGATTGTCGGCATGCTCCAG GATGATGAGAAGTTTTTAACTGAGCTTTTTGCGCAGTTAACAGATGAAGCCACAGATGATGACAAAAGACAAGAATTG GTAAATTTTCTGAAGGAGTTTTGCGCGTTCTCACAGACTCTACAACCACAAAACAGAGATGCATTTTTCAAAACGCTTTCCAACATTGGAATTCTACCAGCATTGGAAGTTATACTG ggTATGGATGATGTGCACGTGCGGGGAGCAGCCACGGATATCTTCTCTTACCTGGTGGAATACAACCCCTCTATGGTGCGCGAGTTTGTCATGCAGGAGTCGCAACAGAATGATGAT GATATCCTGTTAATTAATCTGATCATTGAGCACATGATCTGTGATACAGACCCTGAGCTTGGGGGAGCTGTGCAGCTGATGGGGCTGCTCAGGACACTGGTGGACCCTGAAAACATGTTAGCGACTGCTAAT AAAACCGAGAAGTCTGAGTTCTTAAGTTTTTTCTACAAGCACTGCATGCATGTGCTCTCAGCCCCACTGCTGGCTAATACCACTGAGGAGAAACCCGGCAAAG ATGATTTCCAGACGTGCCAGCTACTGGCGCTGATCGTGGAGCTTCTCACCTTCTGTGTGGAACATCACACGTATCACATAAAGAACTACATCATCAACAAAGACATTCTGCGCAGAGTGCTGGTACTCACCGCATCCCAACATGCATTTCTAGCTCTAT GTTCTTTACGATTCATGAGGAAAATCATCGGCCTTAAGGATGAGTTCTACAATCGCTACATAATGAGGAACTTTCTGTTTGAGCCAGTGGTCAAAGCATTCCTCAGCAACGGTTCCAGATACAACCTCATCAACTCAGCCATAATAGAGATGTTTGAATATGTTCGTGTG GAGGATGTGAAGTCATTGACGGCTCATATCATGGAGAACTACTGGAAGGCCCTGGAGGATGTCGATTATGTTCAGACATTTAAGGGTCTTAAGCTTCGGTATGAGCAGCAGAGAGAAAGGCAGGACAACCCTAAACTTGACAG CATGCGGTCAATACTGCGGAACCACCGTTTCCGGCGAGACGCACGAACGTTagaggatgaggaggagatGTGGTTTAATGATGAAGAGGACCTGGAGGATGGTGAAGCAGTGGTGCCGCCATCAGACAAAATGAAGAATGATGAGGATCTGATGGATCCTATCAGCAAGTTTATGGAAAGAAAAAAGT TGAAAGAGTCAGAGGACAAAGAAGTGTTATCGGGGAAGTCTGGGCGACAAAGCCCCAGTTTTAAACTGTCCTTCGCCAGCTCAACCAAGCCCAGTCTCTCATCACCCACCACGGCCTCACTGCACACTGGCTCTCCAGGCTCGGGGTCCAGGAACTCTCCACCCACGGCAGCTGTCACTACTAAG GGTGGTTTGGTGGGGCTGGTGGACTATCCCGACGATGATGAAGATGACGAAGACGAAGAAGATTCAGACAGTAAAGAGGAGAGTCCCCCACTGTCCAAGAAATCAAAGCTCAGCTCCTAA
- the erh gene encoding enhancer of rudimentary homolog: MSHTILLVQPTKRPEGRTYADYESVNECMEGVCKMYEEHLKRMNPNSPSITYDISQLFDFIDDLADLSCLVYRADTQTYQPNNKDWIKEKIYVLLRRQAQQAGK; encoded by the exons ATG TCTCACACAATTCTGCTCGTTCAGCCAACTAAAAGACCAGAAGGAAGAACATATGCCGATTATGAATCTGTCAATGAGTGCATGGAAG gaGTGTGTAAAATGTATGAGGAGCATCTGAAAAGAATGAATCCCAACAGTCCCTCCATCACTTACGACATCAGTCAGCTGTTTGATTTCATCGATGACCTGGCTGACCTCAGCTGTTTGGT GTACCGGGCTGATACACAGACCTACCAGCCCAACAACAAGGACTGGATTAAGGAAAAGATCTATGTATTGCTAAGACGCCAGGCTCAGCAGGCAGGCAAATAG
- the kcnf1a gene encoding potassium voltage-gated channel subfamily F member 1a, whose translation MWATPKRTYSEASEDVEITVNIGGSRHVLSTSSLERYPSTRLAKLACCLEDSSSDFSVLCDDYDPTTREFFFDRDPDAFRCIAEVYQYDEVHMARGTCPVRFRKEMEFWEVDLDLLDDCCKSNLREVEDELAEIAEKVRAIMDDMEGTPASDGWGKCRAFLWRLMEKPESSWAARAIALLSFLFVLISSVVMCVGTVPELHVQDEDGNRTENPVLEAIETACIIWFTVEYILRLAASPNKLHFALSFMNVVDLLAIAPFYVLLLLSYLGAAVLQLATVQQAVQALRVMRVARVLKLARHSSGLQTLTYALRSSFKELGLLLMYMGVGIFLFSALGYTVEQSHPETMFTSIPQSFWWAIITMTTVGYGDIYPKTTLGRCNAAVSFLCGVIAIALPIHPIINNFVVFYSKQRVLETAAKHEIELMELRSKEGEPTDTASLELRSSQPVGETELAWDGTSVLKRRPNSITQGHWSGCTHTENQE comes from the coding sequence ATGTGGGCAACACCAAAAAGGACATATTCAGAGGCGAGTGAGGATGTGGAGATCACAGTAAACATAGGCGGCTCCAGACATGTACTGTCCACCAGTTCCCTTGAGCGCTACCCATCTACACGTCTGGCAAAACTTGCATGTTGTTTGGAGGACAGCTCGTCCGACTTCTCTGTGCTTTGCGACGATTACGACCCGACGACGCGTGAGTTCTTCTTCGACCGTGACCCAGATGCATTCCGGTGTATTGCCGAGGTATATCAGTATGATGAGGTACACATGGCAAGAGGAACTTGCCCAGTACGCTTTAGGAAGGAGATGGAGTTTTGGGAAGTGGACTTGGATCTGCTTGACGACTGCTGCAAAAGCAACCTGAGAGAGGTCGAGGATGAGCTTGCTGAGATCGCCGAGAAGGTGCGTGCTATTATGGATGACATGGAAGGGACCCCGGCAAGTGACGGCTGGGGAAAATGCAGGGCCTTTCTATGGAGGTTGATGGAAAAACCAGAGTCATCTTGGGCTGCCCGTGCTATTGCCCTGCTCTCATTTCTGTTTGTTCTTATCTCATCTGTGGTGATGTGCGTGGGCACGGTGCCTGAACTGCACGTTCAGGACGAGGACGGAAACAGAACTGAAAATCCAGTCCTGGAGGCCATTGAGACGGCGTGTATTATTTGGTTCACGGTGGAATACATTCTGCGCCTGGCAGCGTCACCAAACAAGCTGCACTTTGCCCTTTCTTTTATGAACGTAGTGGACTTGCTGGCAATCGCACCTTTCTATGTGCTTTTGTTGTTGTCGTACCTCGGTGCTGCTGTGCTCCAGCTGGCGACAGTACAACAGGCAGTTCAGGCACTGCGCGTGATGCGAGTGGCACGTGTCCTTAAGCTGGCGCGCCACTCCTCTGGCCTGCAGACGCTGACCTATGCTCTGAGAAGCAGCTTCAAGGAGCTCGGGTTGTTGCTCATGTACATGGGCGTGGGTATCTTTCTGTTCTCAGCACTTGGCTACACAGTGGAGCAGAGCCACCCAGAGACCATGTTTACCAGCATCCCTCAGTCTTTCTGGTGGGCCATTATCACCATGACCACAGTGGGCTATGGTGATATTTATCCCAAGACCACACTTGGTCGGTGCAACGCTGCTGTCAGTTTCCTGTGTGGTGTCATTGCTATCGCCCTGCCCATACACCCCATCATTAACAACTTTGTGGTGTTCTACAGCAAGCAGCGTGTTCTCGAAACTGCAGCTAAACATGAGATAGAGCTCATGGAGCTGCGATCTAAAGAAGGAGAACCCACTGATACTGCAAGTTTAGAATTAAGATCAAGTCAACCGGTTGGTGAGACTGAGTTAGCATGGGATGGCACTTCCGTCTTAAAAAGAAGGCCAAATTCTATTACTCAAGGACACTGGTCCGGGTGTACCCACACAGAGAATCAAGAATAA
- the smek1 gene encoding serine/threonine-protein phosphatase 4 regulatory subunit 3 isoform X2, with protein sequence MTDTRRRVKVYTLNEDRQWDDRGTGHVSSGYVERLKGMSLLVRAESDGSLLLESKINPNTAYQKQQDTLIVWSEAENYDLALSFQEKAGCDEIWEKICQVQGKDPSVDITQEIIDESEEERFEDMSSPGLELPPCELSRLEEVAEMVASSLPSPLRREKLALALENEGYIRKLLELFRVCEDLENREGLHHLYDIVKGIFLLNRTALFEVMFSDECIMDVIGCLEFDPALPQPRRHREFLTTTARFKEVIPITDPELRQKIHQTYRVQYIQDMVLPTPSVFEENMLSTLHSFIFFNKVEIVGMLQDDEKFLTELFAQLTDEATDDDKRQELVNFLKEFCAFSQTLQPQNRDAFFKTLSNIGILPALEVILGMDDVHVRGAATDIFSYLVEYNPSMVREFVMQESQQNDDDILLINLIIEHMICDTDPELGGAVQLMGLLRTLVDPENMLATANKTEKSEFLSFFYKHCMHVLSAPLLANTTEEKPGKDDFQTCQLLALIVELLTFCVEHHTYHIKNYIINKDILRRVLVLTASQHAFLALCSLRFMRKIIGLKDEFYNRYIMRNFLFEPVVKAFLSNGSRYNLINSAIIEMFEYVRVDVKSLTAHIMENYWKALEDVDYVQTFKGLKLRYEQQRERQDNPKLDSMRSILRNHRFRRDARTLEDEEEMWFNDEEDLEDGEAVVPPSDKMKNDEDLMDPISKFMERKKLKESEDKEVLSGKSGRQSPSFKLSFASSTKPSLSSPTTASLHTGSPGSGSRNSPPTAAVTTKGGLVGLVDYPDDDEDDEDEEDSDSKEESPPLSKKSKLSS encoded by the exons ATGACTGACACTCGGAGACGGGTGAAGGTCTACACCCTGAATGAGGACCGACAGTGGGATGATCGAGGTACAGGACATGTATCATCTGGATATGTAGAGCGACTCAAAGGCATGTCTCTGCTGGTGCGTGCTGAAAGTGATG gGTCTTTATTGCTCGAGTCCAAAATTAACCCCAACACGGCTTATCAAAAGCAACAG GACACATTGATTGTCTGGTCAGAAGCTGAAAACTATGACCTGGCCCTCAGTTTTCAGGAGAAAGCTGGGTGTGATGAGATTTGGGAGAAAATTTGTCAG GTTCAGGGCAAGGACCCGTCGGTGGATATAACCCAGGAGATAATAGATGAGTCAGAGGAGGAGCGGTTTGAGGACATGTCCTCACCAGGCCTGGAGCTTCCACCATGCGAGCTTTCACGGCTGGAAGAGGTGGCCGAGATGGTGGCATCATCACTGCCGTCACCACTGCGGCGCGAAAAACTAGCGCTGGCGCTGGAAAACGAGGGCTACATCCGCAAGCTGCTGGAGCTGTTCCGAGTTTGTGAGGACCTGGAAAACCGGGAGGGTCTGCACCACCTGTACGATATTGTCAAGGGGATTTTCCTGCTGAACCGCACAGCACTTTTTGAAGTCATGTTTTCAGACGAGTGCATCATGGATGTGATTGGGTGCCTGGAGTTTGACCCAGCACTTCCACAGCCACGACGCCACCGCGAGTTCCTCACCACCACGGCACGCTTCAAGGAGGTCATACCCATTACGGACCCTGAGCTGCGGCAGAAGATACACCAGACCTATCGTGTGCAGTACATACAGGACATGGTGCTTCCAACGCCCTCTGTGTTTGAGGAGAACATGCTGTCCACCTTGCACTCATTCATCTTTTTCAACAAGGTGGAGATTGTCGGCATGCTCCAG GATGATGAGAAGTTTTTAACTGAGCTTTTTGCGCAGTTAACAGATGAAGCCACAGATGATGACAAAAGACAAGAATTG GTAAATTTTCTGAAGGAGTTTTGCGCGTTCTCACAGACTCTACAACCACAAAACAGAGATGCATTTTTCAAAACGCTTTCCAACATTGGAATTCTACCAGCATTGGAAGTTATACTG ggTATGGATGATGTGCACGTGCGGGGAGCAGCCACGGATATCTTCTCTTACCTGGTGGAATACAACCCCTCTATGGTGCGCGAGTTTGTCATGCAGGAGTCGCAACAGAATGATGAT GATATCCTGTTAATTAATCTGATCATTGAGCACATGATCTGTGATACAGACCCTGAGCTTGGGGGAGCTGTGCAGCTGATGGGGCTGCTCAGGACACTGGTGGACCCTGAAAACATGTTAGCGACTGCTAAT AAAACCGAGAAGTCTGAGTTCTTAAGTTTTTTCTACAAGCACTGCATGCATGTGCTCTCAGCCCCACTGCTGGCTAATACCACTGAGGAGAAACCCGGCAAAG ATGATTTCCAGACGTGCCAGCTACTGGCGCTGATCGTGGAGCTTCTCACCTTCTGTGTGGAACATCACACGTATCACATAAAGAACTACATCATCAACAAAGACATTCTGCGCAGAGTGCTGGTACTCACCGCATCCCAACATGCATTTCTAGCTCTAT GTTCTTTACGATTCATGAGGAAAATCATCGGCCTTAAGGATGAGTTCTACAATCGCTACATAATGAGGAACTTTCTGTTTGAGCCAGTGGTCAAAGCATTCCTCAGCAACGGTTCCAGATACAACCTCATCAACTCAGCCATAATAGAGATGTTTGAATATGTTCGTGTG GATGTGAAGTCATTGACGGCTCATATCATGGAGAACTACTGGAAGGCCCTGGAGGATGTCGATTATGTTCAGACATTTAAGGGTCTTAAGCTTCGGTATGAGCAGCAGAGAGAAAGGCAGGACAACCCTAAACTTGACAG CATGCGGTCAATACTGCGGAACCACCGTTTCCGGCGAGACGCACGAACGTTagaggatgaggaggagatGTGGTTTAATGATGAAGAGGACCTGGAGGATGGTGAAGCAGTGGTGCCGCCATCAGACAAAATGAAGAATGATGAGGATCTGATGGATCCTATCAGCAAGTTTATGGAAAGAAAAAAGT TGAAAGAGTCAGAGGACAAAGAAGTGTTATCGGGGAAGTCTGGGCGACAAAGCCCCAGTTTTAAACTGTCCTTCGCCAGCTCAACCAAGCCCAGTCTCTCATCACCCACCACGGCCTCACTGCACACTGGCTCTCCAGGCTCGGGGTCCAGGAACTCTCCACCCACGGCAGCTGTCACTACTAAG GGTGGTTTGGTGGGGCTGGTGGACTATCCCGACGATGATGAAGATGACGAAGACGAAGAAGATTCAGACAGTAAAGAGGAGAGTCCCCCACTGTCCAAGAAATCAAAGCTCAGCTCCTAA